CGCCCGGCGCTGGCATGACATGAGGACCTGTGGCAACCGGGCCAAGGCCCTGCGCCACTACCACAGGGCCCGCGACTGAGTGCGTGAGCGAAACAACGACGTGAGACCATCAGGTGGGCTTTGAGGAGAGTAGTTCGTGGAGCGGGCATACCCCGAACAAGTCAGGACTACGCTGGGGAATGCCATGAGCAGAACGGCCGGAAGAAGGGGCCGAACTTCGTGGTCAAAACGGGAATGCGAGCTCCTTGCGCGAGGTCGCGCGGGAAACCGTCAAGCTGTGGCGTAGGCACCACCTCACCTACGACCAGACCAAACACGTGGTCGAGGACGCCAGGCGGGCCCTGGGGTTCGCCGCCCCCAGGGAGCGCAGACGCACGGTAGACCGCCTTGATCGGGAGGAGAGCGAGCGGCTGAGCGAGGCAGCCTACCGCTGTGCCAGCAGGTACGGGCTGATGGTGAAGATGCTTTTCTACACGGGCGCCCGTGTATCCGAGTTCGTCAACATCCGCGTGACGGACCTGCACCTGGCCCTGGAGCCGCCCCAGGTCCACATCGTTCACGCCAAGGGCGGCAGCGACGGGTACGTGCCGATTCTGCCCGCCCTGGCCCAGGAGTTGCGAACCCATCTGGCTGGGCGCCACACCAGGTATGTGTTCGAGAGCAACCGGCATGATCGCTACACGCCAAGAGCGGTTCAACTGATGGTGCGCGACGTGGCCCACCGAGCAGGCATTGAGAAGCGGGTCACGCCTTACCGCTTGCGTGCCAG
This genomic window from Deinococcus carri contains:
- a CDS encoding tyrosine-type recombinase/integrase, translating into MREVARETVKLWRRHHLTYDQTKHVVEDARRALGFAAPRERRRTVDRLDREESERLSEAAYRCASRYGLMVKMLFYTGARVSEFVNIRVTDLHLALEPPQVHIVHAKGGSDGYVPILPALAQELRTHLAGRHTRYVFESNRHDRYTPRAVQLMVRDVAHRAGIEKRVTPYRLRASVATLLLDAGMPLDQVQKFLRHKRIATTQIYTETSARNMGESYLRALGGRP